The proteins below are encoded in one region of Rahnella sikkimica:
- a CDS encoding CDP-alcohol phosphatidyltransferase family protein, which produces MLSFYQDRANLCSFFGFIAGCVALYSLTQSEMSLALGFILLGAIADVFDGPLARKTLNRPLLFSEFGQGLDTLGDMCHSVLAPALFVTLAQGGSLTGILCGLILAAAGTTRLAYFTAVGSDKPGFFVGVPVTYLPLTLGIVANLFPAQQSASVVYILYSLIMVALQTGKFYFPKFSHKGLYLFALILIFLATLSFSRVLFPATF; this is translated from the coding sequence ATGCTGAGTTTTTATCAAGACCGGGCCAACCTTTGCTCTTTTTTCGGGTTTATTGCGGGCTGTGTGGCACTTTATTCTCTGACCCAATCAGAGATGTCTCTGGCCCTAGGCTTTATTCTGCTGGGTGCCATTGCCGACGTTTTTGACGGGCCTTTAGCCAGAAAAACGCTAAACCGTCCACTGCTTTTCAGCGAGTTTGGCCAGGGGCTGGATACGCTGGGAGATATGTGTCACAGCGTGCTGGCACCCGCGCTGTTTGTCACGCTTGCACAGGGAGGATCGCTGACTGGCATTCTGTGCGGCCTTATCCTTGCCGCCGCAGGAACGACAAGGCTGGCCTATTTCACCGCCGTGGGCTCAGACAAACCCGGTTTCTTTGTTGGCGTGCCGGTGACATATCTACCGCTGACCCTGGGTATTGTTGCCAACCTGTTCCCGGCGCAGCAATCAGCATCGGTCGTTTATATTCTTTACTCACTTATTATGGTGGCACTACAAACCGGTAAATTTTATTTCCCTAAATTCAGCCACAAGGGGCTCTATCTTTTCGCATTGATTCTTATTTTTCTGGCTACTCTTTCCTTCAGCCGTGTGTTATTTCCGGCAACATTTTAA
- a CDS encoding aminotransferase class I/II-fold pyridoxal phosphate-dependent enzyme: MSDESIKKAVILAAGTGNRLFPITEIIPKPLTPVNGKSIIERLVINLQETGVNQIVVVTGHFGKKIQSQLNLAFPDVDITFIENTRYQTTNNIYSLWLAREYFTEDFLLLEADVVLRSSVLEQLVGGKKNTSACMVAPKAIFMDGACVELRGVPLVVTAPKQVPVHKQGPHHYKTLNFYRLSSSFASGWLLPQLQHKVNSDELSDYYETLFAQAISEGIEDFQASIVPSYDWYEVDNLNDLDIAEYLLKPVEDQQTWLEKRHGGYWRYPVQDHCLLYNFHYPPKKLLDHLSARLVNLVREYPSAQKPIVEHLSSYYGVQATNLVVGNGVSELIPLLLSGINKPLVIPSPSFNEYEAVIPAHLVRRFMLSEEDGFALSPQKILEYARETGVGHIVLISPNNPTGNALTREDIALIARGAQELGIEVILDESFVDFQGQGRTPSFLPDLLQHTNLSLLFSLSKSHGIGGIRLGLFASANQERVADVRQRLPIWNINSFAEEYLRMFSAHRKEYEASCQKVFDETQALQKALSDIPGLQVFPTEANFIFCRLDNELGTARELITELLQTDAIFLKDCSGKILQDSQQYFRVSSRNGKDNRKLTEAISRAVLRKASKFISAVAS, encoded by the coding sequence TTGGTAAAAAAATTCAGTCGCAGCTGAATCTTGCATTCCCTGATGTCGATATCACCTTTATTGAAAACACCCGCTATCAGACGACAAATAATATCTATTCACTATGGCTTGCCAGAGAGTATTTTACTGAAGACTTTCTGCTGTTAGAGGCCGATGTTGTTTTACGCAGCTCTGTGCTTGAACAACTGGTCGGCGGTAAGAAAAATACCAGCGCCTGCATGGTTGCGCCAAAAGCGATTTTTATGGATGGCGCATGCGTGGAGTTGAGAGGTGTTCCGCTGGTTGTCACCGCGCCAAAACAGGTGCCGGTGCATAAGCAGGGCCCGCATCATTACAAGACGTTAAACTTCTACCGTCTGTCATCATCATTTGCCAGCGGCTGGCTTTTACCGCAGCTTCAGCACAAGGTAAATAGTGACGAACTGTCAGATTACTATGAAACGCTTTTTGCTCAAGCCATCTCCGAGGGGATTGAGGATTTTCAGGCATCCATTGTTCCTTCATATGACTGGTATGAAGTCGATAATCTTAACGACCTCGATATTGCCGAATATCTGCTCAAGCCGGTTGAAGATCAACAGACATGGCTTGAAAAAAGGCACGGCGGTTACTGGCGCTATCCGGTGCAGGATCACTGCCTACTGTATAACTTCCATTATCCACCGAAAAAATTGCTGGATCACCTCTCCGCCCGGTTAGTGAATCTGGTACGTGAATATCCCTCAGCGCAGAAGCCGATAGTTGAACATCTATCATCATACTATGGCGTGCAGGCAACAAACCTGGTGGTAGGAAACGGCGTCAGTGAGCTGATCCCCCTGCTGTTATCCGGCATTAACAAACCGCTGGTGATCCCCAGCCCCTCCTTTAACGAATATGAAGCGGTTATCCCCGCGCATCTGGTGCGACGCTTTATGCTGAGCGAAGAGGATGGATTTGCGCTCAGTCCACAAAAAATCCTTGAATATGCAAGAGAAACCGGTGTCGGGCACATTGTGCTGATATCCCCCAACAATCCGACCGGTAATGCTCTGACCAGAGAGGATATCGCCCTGATTGCTCGAGGCGCGCAGGAGCTGGGTATTGAGGTAATTCTTGATGAGTCTTTTGTCGACTTCCAGGGACAAGGACGCACGCCGTCATTCCTGCCTGATCTGCTGCAGCATACTAATCTGTCGCTGCTGTTCAGCCTGAGTAAATCGCACGGTATTGGCGGCATTCGTCTGGGATTATTTGCCTCAGCAAATCAGGAGCGGGTTGCTGACGTGCGCCAGCGGCTGCCAATCTGGAACATCAACTCCTTTGCTGAAGAGTATTTAAGAATGTTTTCCGCTCACCGCAAAGAGTACGAAGCCTCATGTCAGAAAGTGTTTGATGAAACGCAAGCATTGCAAAAAGCGCTCAGCGATATTCCCGGATTACAGGTTTTCCCTACTGAGGCCAACTTTATCTTTTGCCGTCTGGATAATGAACTGGGAACCGCACGTGAATTGATCACAGAACTTCTGCAGACAGATGCCATATTCCTTAAAGACTGCTCCGGAAAAATATTGCAAGACTCTCAGCAATATTTCCGCGTTTCTTCGCGTAATGGTAAAGATAACAGAAAACTGACAGAGGCTATTTCACGCGCGGTTTTACGTAAAGCCAGTAAATTTATTTCTGCAGTGGCGTCTTAA